GCAGGTACTAGCTAATTTGTTTTGATCAGAATATCTTAACctgcaacattttctttttcttcagGTTGATTATATACTAGCTAATATTGGAATAAAAATGTTAAGGTTATTGCTTGTGCCTGAGGTTTCTTTATAATCTTATCATTTCACTCTTCAATTTGGCTCTTGTACATATTCTTACTTGTCAATTAATTATTCAAATGCCGACAATTTTTTAAATCTGCATTGCTTCACCTGTCAGCAATGCATCAAACTTATAAACTGCGTTAACTACTTAATTGTGTTTTGTAGCTCCCTTTACATAGAAAAAGGTAGAAACAGACCTTTCATATATGCTTTCCTTTTGTAAACATACATATCCCTCTTGTGTGTGTGTCTTTGTGTTAGTTTCATACATAGATGGGAGAATTGAAACATTTTCTTCATGACCATAAGCTGACACTAAATGAAGCTGAGTCTGTTGTTGGCAAGGATGTAGAATGTGCTATGTGCAGACAACCGATAAACAAACTCCTAGACGCATTTTATAGGTGCCACACTTCCGTCATTGATGGTAGCTCATCGAGTGATTGTGTTGGTTTCTTTATGCATAAAACTTGTTCTGAGTTGCCCTCAACATTTACACACCCTATGATCCCCCAACACCCTCTACGCTTCATTGCACGTTCATATAGAAAACTTTACTATAATACGTGTTATGTTTGTGAAGGTTATTCTCAGGGCTTTATGTATGTTTCTAAAAATCGATTTTTTTGTCTGAAATGTGTAGCATCTGAACTTAAATCTCTAGAGGATCGTACCCGTTGTCATCCAGGTCACAATCACCCATTAACCCTAGTCCAAACACCACAGCTACAGACTTGTCCTATATTTGTACCACATGTTGTTTCTGGATACACAAGAGTTGTGCCAATGCACCCATCACCTACCTAAGTAAATATCACAACCAACACACTCTCATCTTGGCCTACTCTCTTCCCCAAGAATATTGTGAATTTTACTGGTCATGTGGCATCTGTGATAAATTTATCAATCCCATCCACTGGGTATATTATTGTGCAAATTGCAGATTTTTTGCTCACCTGAAATGTGCTTCATCAAGTGAGAAGTTGATGTACAAGTTCCTCCTAGTATttactacaagaaaaatgtccacagacatcggtttttggccgatgtctatgttgttttgcaaccgatgttgatgtcggtgatgtctattctagacatcggccatacACCGATGTCTTTCAGCCTATTAGACATCGATTTCTTTCAGAAACTGTAATGTCTATCAATTTTTAGACATCAATTTCAACCCAAAGAAACTAATGTCTATTGTATTTTTAGACATCGCTTTTAACACAACAAAAGTGATGTCTATTTTATTCTTTCACATAAGCATTTCCACAATAAAAGTGAtgtatatttaattattagacaTCAGTTTTGTTACAAGAAAATTGATgcataaacaaaattaaaaaccTTGCAGTCACAAAATATCTATCCATTGCACCATTcataaaatacattcaactaATTGTCATTCAACTAACATATCTATCATCATTAATACACTCTAGCACAGGACATATGATACAAGTTGTAAGAAAACTAAGAATTCAAATGTTTAAGCTGATACGTCGTTCGGGACGAAACATATGTAGTAGCTTGGTATGCGATGTCCTCTGCCTTATGTAGGAAAGATCTCAGTTCtgataattattcaaaaaatcaACCAGCATCTCTACATTTTGTGTATCCCAACTTAAACTGTGGCCAGCGTCTATAAATAAAAATCCCAACACTTAGTATTAGGTAACACCACATTAAAGGCatacaaaaataaatctttacatgATTTAAGATATACATGTCTTTCACACAACAATGACACAATATCCAAGCATTAAGTGACAGCTAAAACTTAAAACTGAATATCATAGTCACTTAAATACGAATATGAAATAACTAGAGTACGTGTTTGTTTTAAATTTTACAGTCTATGGCATTGCAGAAAACAAAACTGGTCCCAAGAAACACATTGTCAATACATTATGTGCACTAGCCAATTATTTCACCTCAACCAGCAAGATTGCTAGAAAATTTTGTAGTTTTTCATACAAAATAATGTCTCCATTCAATTCTGCAAGAAAAAACTGAACATGGTGATTCCTTCAAATATTTCTTATCAAAGTATCTTAATAGGCCCATAACAAAATGAAATGAAAATGGGTGCAGGAAACCGATTTCAAGCGCCAGGGTCTGAGGAGATCCTTAATGTTCACATTACCTGGGCCAAACTAACAAAATGAACTTTCATGTATTTTTTAACTTACTCTATGTTGCACCAAAATATGAAATTGAAACTTTTTTCTTTGTAAAGcttgatttttttaaatttaatttttcaaCAGATTACTAGTAAGACAAGTTTATTTACAAGTATATCAAATAATTTAAATCCAAATCTTATAAATTGACATTAGAAGGTGTTTTAAGTATCAATCATATTTTTAGAAGAATTATTATGTATACTCTGGTgtcaaaatataaataaattatatgtgtACTCTGTAGTTATAAACTTAATCCTTGTAAAGGTTAATCATCTCATGCAATCTAGATACTTCATATCTATAGAGAATGCTCAAGTACACTCAAGTATGATCAATATGCCAGCGTCTATAATATGTCTTCTGATGTAAGACTTTCAATAATTATTAGTGTACTTTATTGGTTAGTCTGAGAGTTATTAATAATGTTTATTTACATAATTTGTATAGGTTAATAACTGAGTGCTTCTTATAATACCATAACTAGGGTGATGGAGGGAACAAAACAAAATTCAGTCAACAAAAAAATTCTGTTAGATATTGTGAGAAAGAACtggaaaattccaaaaaatatttacAAGGATAATATTAAATGTTGCAGAGAATAAATACAAGTTATCAGATATTCTGGTGGGGTAAATGCTAGGTTAGTGCTGTAACTCTTTCCATCTCTACTATTCTTCATCAACCCAAAGCAAGAGAGTCTTGGATTACAACCCTGTGAAATGATGAAATACATTAAGTTAGTAAACAGAAGCACCAAGGTATAAAAGCTTTAAAATGACCAAAACAATCCTAACAGTTTACTTACGTCATCAAAGACTATCCTGTAAGCATTAAGATCATGGTAAAGAGCAGGTCCCTTCATTGTACAATACTCAAGAGCTTGTGCAAGATTTAAAGCAGCCCTACATACTTATAAAACAAACGAGACATTTTTTTAGATTAATATATCAACACGCAGATTGAAGAATTTCACTGCATAACTGATTTATCATATATAATTCTAGTAGTCTACCAAGCATCTAAGCTTTTTTTAAACTATTGTAAACACATAATTATTCATTACATCAAAATATAACACAACACAATCTATACCATGTACTATATACACAAGGAGAATGCAAGGCAAAAGTAATAATATATTTGTAATGAGAAATAATGGAGTTTGCTTATTACATACCACATGTCACTCTACCTCCTGCATTGCCAGTGGAAAGGCTAAGCTCATGACCACCTAAATAGATAAACAAATGCAAGTGAGAACATGGAATAAACAAATCTTTGCACACGGAAGATATATTAAATCCGTTCCTAATTTCCTATACATAAGATTCACATATCATTATATCAGGCATGCAAACCAGAAGTTCAAAACGaggaaaaataaaatattaccTTTTCCGAGGTCATCCTCAAGTTCATGAACAACCAAGGCTCTTCCAATTACTACATTTGGCCCAATAAACGGTATCTACATATCCCATTCAACTATAACCAGTGTTGTAAAAAGCACATTAAGGGACGCTTAAGCGGGGGCTTAAGCGGAATCGGAGGTCAAAACGCTTGGATTAGTGCGAAATCGGATATTTAAGCGTTTAATAAAATTTAAGCGGGTTTAAGCGGCTCTAAGCGGAATTAAGCGGATTTTGACCGATTAAGCGGTTTTTGACCAATTAAAAggggaattaaaaataattagaaaaaaataaatctatttttaaaaaggtataatttgatatttttaaatgttaCTTGTATTTTTTAAGTTGATTATGACTTTGTGAAtgattattttattgatttattatAATACGTGAATGTTATCtctttatttaaaaaaatattcattaCTTTTAACatatacatatttatttatttatttataatccGATTAAGCGTCCGCTTTTAAAACCGCTTAAGCGCTCGCTTTAGCGCTTAAGCGCTAGAAGGTGACTTCACCGCTTAGGTCCGATTTGCGCTTTTTACAACACTGACTATAACTGAGAATGAATTAGAACATATCAAAGTGTCAAATTACCAAGGTCTAGAGAAATACCTGTGTCTCGACAATTGTTGTTTCTGCCACACCTGCATTTATTACATAGAAGGCAAATGTATCAGTAAGGATAAGTTTATAAACAAAAATTTGATTGGCATCTATAATATGGACCCTAATGAGTGCTTAAAGTTAATCATGAGCATAATTCTTATCATCTTAGTTTCACCACAATAGAGAGCCCTGGAAAGATTCTTATCATTTGTTTCGAGGAATAAAGAGCAATGTTGGAATACTAATTAAGGCACATAATTGACTTCCTCAAAGATATTTCAAGGTTAAATACACTAATATGTCGAATGTATATTATAAATACTAGTCCGTAATAACCAATCTGACCAGAGCAACAGAGCAACAGAATAGTCCATTACCATCGACAAGCAATAATGTTTCCCAAGTCACCTGCATGACGGACTTCATCTTCAGGAAGGTCACCTGCATGACGGACTTCATCTTCAGGAGCACCCGTGTGTCAATCCTTCCGGATTGAAATGTGGTCCTGCAGTTCCACATCACATTCAACCAAAATTACAACAACAAAATTACATAATTAGCCAACAGAAAAAACACAAAAATGTCTAATCAAAGCTACAAAAACTTAAAAAATCCAACATGTGGACACACACCATTCGTATTATCCCCAAATTGACAAACACAATTTAACttaaaaattaaatcatataacATACAAACACAAAAGTATAAACCAATAAGTAACACAACGCAACTTTTATCCAACTTTAAACAAGTGAATACCTAAAGATTAAATCCACTACCGTATGCAAAAAAAGGTCAGGTATATATACAACAAATTGAAAGAATTAATAACTCCAAAATATATTGAATTAAATGAAAGCACCATACACCGGACATATAATCAAATTAGGGTTTCAATTTGAAAAAAAAAACCAATTTAACAAATTAGGGTTTTTGATTAAAAAAATTCCCAATTTACAAATTTTGTCTTCATGTATCGAAGACTAGTCGATTTGAGAATAAAGATGAGATAAGCTTACAAGCTTAACAACCGAGCTTTAGCTGAATTGAGATGTTGAACACAGAGAGAGATGGTGAGCGGAGGTGAGATGGTGAGAATAGGTGAGATGAGTGGAATTTAGATGGTGAAGTGAGTTGTCGAGGTGAAAGTGAACGGGGGGAGGGGAGTGTTTTGtcgagagatgagagagagaggaGTGCTAAGAGAGAGATGGTGAGGAATTGTTATGTCCGAAGAGGGAAAATAATGGGGGGAACCGAAATATTGACTAATGAGCGGGGTGATGAAATTTTGGGATACTGGGTGAAAATTTTGACTAAGGGGGGGAAATCTAAAGATGGGCGCGAATGAATTTTTTTTTGGTAACTTTAGACATCGATTCTTAAATAAATGTTGTCTTCGAAATACAATGACATCAGAAAAGGACGGGATGATCTTATAaattcttttaacatcagtggcaaacataactgatgtctaatgtgtgatgtctattaacATTTTTCTTGTTCCTATGGTTTTTTACTAAATTTTTAGTTTTCCTACATTGTTGTTTTACTTGGAGTTATTCTGATTGGGTCATGTTTTTCTTTTGGAATAGCTTAAGTGATGATGGAGGGGGAGAGTCCAATTTGATGCACTTCCCAGCGCACGATGAAGCATCACTACATGAAATGATGCAGCAATGTATCATGAAGGCCACTCTCCTGCATATTTCTGCCATTGGAGAGCCTTCACCTTATATCAACCATTGGGGCCATGAACACCAGCTGGCACTCGGAAACAAGAATGCCAAAACCTTGACCCCTTACTTGAACCGGAATTAGAAGATCATGCATTGCTAATTTGCAATGGGTGCACTAAACCAATCTCCTTGGTTGATGATATATTCTACGAATGCAATTCATGCAGTTTTTTTCTCCACAGGCCATGTGCCCAATTTCCGAAAATGATTGAGCATCATCTAGCAGGCAAGCTGATGGAAACAAATTCAATGAATTCGCTACTTTCAGATGCCATGGTTGAGCTTTCCTAGTAATGGGATTGTTCATGTGGAATCAAACAACGAGGTTTGACATCTGGTGTGCTTCATTACCCAGAGTAATCAAACACGAAGCTCATCGCCACCCTCTTAACCAATTAAAGTATCCACATGATTATATTTGCAAAGCATGTTTTTTTGAATATGAACCAGAAAAAACAAGAAGCTATCATGTATGGATGCGAAAAATGTGAATTCTTCATACACATAAGGTGTGCCTTAAGGCCACACCTGGTTTTATCACTGCAGTTCTTGTGATCTGTCATTTCACAGTTTCTGCATCGATCCATATATTTGTTCTGTAATATGAAGTTTGGCGCTACCAACATTTTTTAGCTACACACATCATCACCCTCACGGCCTCACATGGCTTGTAAATAAAAAGATACGAAGATGCAAGATATGCAGTGAAGATGTAATCGGATGCCAGAGCTGCACTTCTCGAATGTAGATATATTGCAAagttcagaattttttttttttttcgaTTTTTTTGTGCACTTTTGTCTTGCCAAAACTGTAATTCATGAACCATTGGATCAGGAGATCTCAACCACATGTGTTTTTGCAAGTGAAATAACTTGTTTCAAGTGAAAATACCTGAGCATAAGTGTACTACTTGGTTTTGATCAAAATATCTTAACATGCACTATTGCTTTTCTGGTGATAAATTGGAATATAAAATATAATGCCATTGCTTGTGTCCGAGGTTTCCGTACATATTCTTACTGGTCACTAAATTATTCGACTGCAGACATTTTTCTAAATGTATTCTCATCACTTACCTCTTCAATTTAACATAACATATTCTTACTGTTACTAAATATTCGAATGCAGACAATTTTGTATTTGCTTCACTTGTCACCGATGTATGAAACTTAAAAAGCTGGATTAACTACTTAATTGTATATGTAACTCTCTCTGTTCTGCATGTTTCATATTGTGAAAATCAATATGAAAATATGAAAACGACTACAGTGCTTCTCAATTCTCTTGATGAAGATAATACACCCTTTTGATATATAGAAGGTATtcaacaacaagaagactaatGCTACGCTTAGTCAAAGTCTATACTTCCCTTAATCCTTAATATTCATATCATTATGTAAATACAGTTTGTTATTTTCAATAGAGTTTGTTACTTTTCCTCTCTATCATTTTACACATTTGTGAATATGCACTACAATTTTGCATGGTGAACACTCGAGAACTGGCACGCCGGTTGCATCTTCACCGCATGTGCTGCATCTTCGCTTCTTTTGTTTAGAACAATGTGAGGCCGTGCGGGTGAGGATGCGAGTCACAACAAATGTTAGTAGCACCAAGCTTCATGTTGAAACAGATAATATGGATCAATACAGTGGATATGAAATGATAGATCACAAGTATTGCAGTGATAAAACCAAGTGGTTGGGTCAATATTTTCGGAAGCAAAATTCCACTAATCGAAATCGTGAGGGTGATCAGCTACATTCTTGACAAACAGAATCAAGTAGAGAGGATGCGGATCCCATCGATGTTTCATCATATGTGGTCTTAAGGCACACCATACATGTTATGTAGAATCCACATTTTTCACACCCATACATGATTTTTTCTTTACGTAATGCATATTCAAACAAACATGCTTTGCAAAGTCATCGTCTGGATACTTCAATTGGTTAAGAGGGTGTCGATGACCTTCATGTTTAATTATTCTCGGTAATGAAGCACACCCGATGTCAAATAAAGTTGTTCTTATTGATCGACAAGAAATCCCATTACCAAGGATGTTGGCAACCTTTGGCATCGTATAACAACCTAGTTCATTGAACTCTCGTACTAGTGAAATATCATCGACTTGGTGCTGCTAGATGATGCTCCATCTTTTCCGGAAACAGGGCGCATGATCGTGGAGAAAAAATGCACTGATTTGCATTCATAGAATATTTCATCAACCAGGAGATTGGCTTAGCGCACCATCGCAACTTAGCAATCAGTATCTTCTAATTTATGATTCAAGTCAAGGGTCAAAGTTTTTGAGTTCTGTTCTTGAGCGTCAGCTGGTGTTTATGCGCCCATGCTGATATAAGACGAAGGCTCCGCAGTAGTGGCAGAACTTATGCAGGAGAGCATCATCTGTTGCCTTCATGATACAATGCGCATCATTTTATGTAGTGATGCTTCATCATGCGCTGGAAAGTGCATCAATTGGACTCTCCGCTATCCTCGTCACTTTTAACATGCCAAAAGAAGAACAAAACCCCA
This sequence is a window from Apium graveolens cultivar Ventura chromosome 9, ASM990537v1, whole genome shotgun sequence. Protein-coding genes within it:
- the LOC141686499 gene encoding superoxide dismutase [Cu-Zn] 1-like, giving the protein MHDLLIPVQVRGQGFGILVSECQLVFMAPMLNCVCQFGDNTNGCGTAGPHFNPEGLTHGCPEDEVRHAGDLGNIIANAGVAETTIVETQIPFIGPNVVIGRALVVHELEDDLGKGGHELSLSTGNAGGRVTCVCRAALNLAQALEYCTMKGPALYHDLNAYRIVFDDGCNPRLSCFGLMKNSRDGKSYSTNLAFTPPEYLITCIYSLQHLILSL